One window from the genome of Vibrio sp. VB16 encodes:
- a CDS encoding [formate-C-acetyltransferase]-activating enzyme → MSCNSSIKAEQPVENVIPVGHIFNIQRYSLNDGEGIRTVVFFKGCPLHCPWCANPESRSHQPQKIRREAKCIHCDSCSMDVDECPSGAVELVGHDMSLDELLKEIAKDEVFYRSSGGGITLSGGEILSQAPFVIQLLRRLRELGYRTAIETSGQGSNAQLQRIGKLCDEVLFDFKIMDQKLAKQVTGINLEKVLQGFTQLVQSGVKVIPRLPLIPGYTLSIINVDKVLRFIQPFGLKEIHLLPFHQYGASKYQTLHMEYALEKVPVPSTDEIASIRRHVEAHGYSVTIGG, encoded by the coding sequence ATGAGTTGTAATTCAAGCATCAAGGCTGAGCAACCAGTAGAAAACGTAATACCTGTTGGGCATATCTTCAACATTCAACGTTATTCACTGAACGATGGCGAAGGTATCCGCACGGTCGTATTTTTTAAAGGCTGCCCTCTTCACTGCCCATGGTGCGCCAACCCTGAATCACGCTCTCACCAGCCACAGAAGATTCGCCGTGAAGCAAAATGTATTCACTGTGATTCCTGCTCTATGGATGTCGATGAATGTCCTAGTGGTGCAGTTGAATTGGTTGGGCATGATATGAGCTTGGACGAGTTACTGAAAGAGATAGCTAAAGACGAGGTGTTCTACCGCTCTTCTGGTGGTGGAATTACCCTATCTGGAGGGGAAATACTTTCTCAGGCACCTTTTGTTATCCAGCTACTTAGAAGACTGCGTGAATTGGGTTACCGCACCGCAATAGAAACCTCAGGTCAGGGCAGTAATGCTCAGTTACAAAGGATAGGTAAACTGTGTGACGAAGTGTTGTTTGATTTCAAAATTATGGATCAAAAACTCGCGAAACAGGTGACTGGCATTAATCTCGAAAAGGTATTACAGGGGTTCACTCAATTGGTACAAAGTGGAGTAAAGGTTATCCCACGCTTACCACTTATTCCAGGATACACACTCAGTATTATTAATGTGGATAAGGTGCTTCGCTTTATCCAGCCATTTGGACTAAAAGAGATCCACCTATTGCCGTTCCATCAATATGGCGCGAGTAAATACCAAACCCTACATATGGAGTACGCCCTTGAAAAGGTGCCGGTTCCTTCCACAGACGAAATCGC